tgatggggtctggtagtttccgattgtctgtatgttcatggaaaccttcgggtttgcataacagtttttatagggctaagaaattagccctaacattttcaatcctgtttgattgcacttcgcttctcgaggtgatcgtagtgtttcggcacacggttacaatAATAAGTAATTAATGATAAGCAGAATAAgatgatgaaagtcgcttgttcctTTCAAATGCTGTCTATTCTCTAAGGCGCCATGCGATTCGTTGCAAAAGTCCGCAGTCTCAGGGTGCAAAAGACAGGTCATGTTACGGTTTGTCCTTGGTACAGATTTATGGATCTCTTGTCCAAACACCAGCACCAGTGAAGCTGGCTCCTTAGTGTTGACATGGTGCGCGTGACACCTTCAAAGGTTGAGCCGGTCAGACGCACCAAAGAAAACAACTCTTACAGAAACGCGAAGACGCCCAGCACGCCGCATTCCTCGAAAACGGAGTAATTGCTGCCATAacagggagggggcggggggggggggggggggggggaggggggtcgcttaaatgtaaaaacccactcgtgcaaaaaacgcgagtgtgtgtgtgggagttgCTCATACGCTGTTACACGTTTCGTAAAACCCATCAGCgttcaaagaagaagaaacttccTTGGATGTAAACAAATTAGGCCTATTTCAAGGTTCTTTGAAAGTGACAAGATCAGACCTCTTTCAAGGTCATCACGGTAAAATTCTCTCAACTTTTCTGAAAACCCAGCAGcggccgaagaagaagaaactctCTCGAATGTAATCAAATAATGCCTATTTCAAGGTCCTTTAAAAATTGAAATTAATAATGCCTATTTCAAGGTGATCACATTTTAATTTCTCTCCTCTTTTCAGAAAACCCAGCAGCGGTCGAAGAGGAAGAAGCTTCAGGCGCGAACGCGAACGACAACAGCGTCCCAGCGGCTCAGTTCCCAGTGCTGGAACCAGAGATCCTTACCCCCTTGGCCTTGGGTGCAAATCTTCCCCTCAACAGCCAGAACGCGGACGCCGAGGAGGCCATGCAGGGCCAGGAAGACGCCCAGAGCGACGACGTCGAGAGCTTCCTGAAGGAACTTCACGAGAACAATGCCGCCGCTGAGTCTTCAGGTGAGTCAGtgaagacataagacataagacatacgaCATACGACATACGACATGAAatataagacataagataattTATAGTGTCCATACAATTGCataatggatggaaaagtgtggttcatctgctcttaaacaACCAAACAATATATATGACAACATTTTTTCTTTGCATTCTTAAAAGccatattttctgaaataaaacTATGAACGGCCTTTTCAGCTCTTTTTTGCTTGCATTCTTAAAAGccatattttctgaaataacaATACAATGTTACTCAAATAACAGGAAATGAGGAATCCAGACAGGAGGATGAGGCTGCAAAAGAGGAGGGATCAGCTGAGGCGGAGCTGATGCAAGTGGCCAATCAGAATGCGAATAACAAAGAAGGGGAGGTGCTTGATGCAGACTCCGGTGACTACACTCAGAACCTACTGAAATACATCCTTCTTCACGGTGATGATTACGGTGAGCGTCAATAGTCATTTTGATCTTAGATTAATTTTAACTCTGTATGTGGGATCAGTTCCGTTAAGCCTACCTATGCCTATAATGATTAAGGAACACGTTCAAAGATCTGAGACTTCTAAATCAACTTTGCCCCGAAACTATTCCAAATTGAAAATGAGCAGTTAACATGGCTACAAAGTACAAGCTCTTATCGGGAAAtcgtaaattaaaaaaatgtttgccTGTCAAACTCTCTGATTTTAAAACAAtcccagacaaacaaacaaacaaacaaacaaacaaacaagcaagcaagctcAAGACCACTCAATCTGCAGgcagattaaaaaacaagtcgcgtaaggcgaaattactacatttagtcaagctgtggaactcacagaatgaaagtgaacgcactgcattttttcacaatgaccgtagtccgccgctcgtgcaaaacgcagtaaaactgacgagactgttaagcgcggtagtggtttcgctgtgctgcatagcacgcttttctgtacctcagagtctcttcgttttaactttctgagcgtatttttaatccaaacatatcatatcatatatgtttttggaatcaggaaccgacaaggaataagatgaaattgtttttaaatcgatttcggaaatttgattttgatcatcatttttatatttttaattttcagagcttgtttttaatccaaatataacatatctatatgtttttggaatcagaaaataatgaagaataagataaacgtaaatttggatcgttttataaaaacagattttaattacaattttcagatttttaatgaccaaagtcattaattaatctttaagccaccaagctgaaatgcaataccgaaatccggccttcgtcgaagattgcttggccaaaatttcaatcaatttgattgaaaaatgagggtgttacaaacttttacaaaaagccggatatgacgtcatcaaagacatttatgaaaaaaaagaaaaaaatgtccggggatatcatacccaggaactctcatgtcaaatttcataaagatcggtccagtagtttggtctgaatcgctctacacacacacacgcacacacagacacacatacaccacgaccctcgtctcgattccccctcactgttaaaacatttagtcaaaacttgactaaatgtaaaaaatattgAATAGACTTGATGTTCATCCCCCGTTATATCGCATTACTATTTTCAAGCCGACTTGTTGTAGTATCAGCACCAACACTAAACACTTTCTCGGCTCCACAGGTCGTGCCCACGGCCCCGTGAATTACGGCTACCAGTACCCCCGCTCTTACTTCCTCCAACGCCGACGTCGCTCCCTGGCCCGCCGTCGTCTCCACCGTCGGAACGGCAGCGGCAAGCAGCTGGCCCGATCCAAGCGCACCAAGCGAGACCTCTTCGACGACGACCTGTACTACCCCACCAGGCAGGAGATGCCCCAGGAAGACCCCCAGGAAGAGGAACGCCAGGCGGACATGGAGGAGCTCATCGCCTACCTAATGGCCCTCTACCCGTCTCTCTACGAGAACCAGCAGCCACCCCGACAGGACTCCACCTACCCGGGCTACTTCTGGTACGGCAACGGCAACTCCAACGGTGGCTACCCGGCGGCGGAAGAGGGCTACCCTGAGTACACCCCGGAGTGGGAGGAACCCGAGTACCTCGAGGTCCCGGCCGGGTGGGAGCCCAACCAGGTTGAAGCCCCGGCCTGGGAGCCCGCCTTCTACCCCGAAGAGGTGGAGGAGCCAGACTACTACCCGACCCCTGGCAAGCGTCAAATGTTGAGCATGGTTCCCGGGAACCGCAGGAAAAGGTACTTCTACCCCTTCGCCCGCGAGCCCTACACACACTGGGGTGCCTTCGTTCCGTCGCAGGAGAAGCGGGACTATGACGATGCCTACTGGCGGCTAAAGAAGCTGGCCATGGTTCTGGCTGATTCCCGCCAACCGTCATCTTATCTGGATGCCTTGGATGTGAGTCAGCTTTTCTGAGGTTGTTGATTTTAATAAGAGTAAGGCTTTTTGAGATGATTACCTGCCATATGAGATTTCTCCTTGTTACAGAAGTACGGTCTTCTGAGATGACTGCCTGCAATAGGAGTAAGATTCTATGAGATTTCTCCCTGCTGCAGAAGTATGGTTTTCTGAGCTTTCTGCCTGCCATAGCAGTAATGTTTTTTGAGATTTCTGTCTGCCATTGGACTGTCAGGATTTAAACGATTTCTACTTGACCTAAAAGTAAGGTTTTCGGAGATACTTGTTTTTGcagagttttttgtgtgtgcaaaattACCGTCTTCACACGAGTCAGATTTGTAATTAAAACATAATGTTATAAATCATGCGCCTGGGGTGAAAAAACTCAGCTGTTTCTCTGAAAATGAAAACCTCTGTCTTTGATAGGAGTCATGTTCACTGAGATTTAAGCTTTTTTGATGGGATTCAAGTTTCCTCAGTGAGATTCCTTCTTCTCTGCTCTGAAATAAAGAACTTTTGTCTTTTCTCGCTTTGGGGATGTTTGACCGGCTCAAGAATCTAATAACTATATATGTGatgtctgtttctgttttgtgtgtgtgggaggttGTTTTGCAACTTGGGCAGAAATTAGTGAACCTTTATTGCAAAACATCAAACTGACGAGAAGGAAAAATCATGGGAAACGTCCAAATGTTTTGCTAGGATTGCACAGGGATTTGCGTTGTTTTGAGTGTAAATATGGATGTCCAATGTCAATGAATCCCCAACATAAGGTGACGGCTGCTTTGGTGGCTATGCCTTCATAAAACACCAAGGAAAACAGAAAGAGTGGCATTTTATTGGTCCGGAgggctcagagagagagagagagagagagagagagagagagagagagagagagtgagagagagagagagagagagagggagagagagagtgagagagagagagggggaggggagagagagagagagagagagaggggaagagagagagagagggggagagagaggaagagagagagagagagagagagagagagagagagagagagagaaattttgTGGCTGAGGAGGGGAGGGATTTTCCttcgagagagactgaggcgtgGGTTTTTAATGAAAGAGAGTGGGAGCTATTttaccaagagagagagagagagagacaaagagagaaagagagacagacagacagacagagagagagacagagagacagacagacagagagagagagacagagagagtgagagacagagagagagactgagagagactgagagtgaaagaggacagacagacagacagacagacagacaaagggacagatacagagacaaacagatgcCATGGGAAGGTAAGCCAGAAATCAATAAAGCAAATCATTATCTCTTGCAGGATTACAGGAAGAAGTAAAGCGCTTTTGAGGCGGGTGAAGACTGCTGCACGCAGGCCACACAGCGGAAGTATACAATGATTAAAGAAACAGTGATTTGCTTGTGTGTGCACAAGCCATCACAGGAGAACATGGCGCCGACATAGAAAGAaaaagcaagagagagacagaaacaataAAAGAAACAAAGTAATCATTCCCTTTAACGTCTTGTCATGTCCAAAGAATTGACTTGTTTCCATATTGTCTTGTCCTTTGTGCCATTGTTGCGAAATGTACATTGCCACCGTACGTAATTGTTATCATCATTACTTTTATATGAAGTTCTTAccctgtttgtttctgtttattttgtttttcaggTCTCAATTTATACAATGCAATATCGATTTGGGTTTGGATGATTATCAATTTTACTGGGATATTAGCTTTACAAAACAGAGTCAGTCACATTGATTCGCTTCAGCCATTGCAGTGCAATTTTTGCGATGTGAGAAACGTTCATATTATTATTTCTGTACAACTTTGTCAGTGGTTCCATCCCTACagcattatgttggatgttatGAAGTAGTTGGTGAATGTATCTTTCATTTGTTATTGTCAGAATAGCTTTTGTTATTAGACCGGCATTATACAATCTTAAGAACAAGAACATCTTCGGAAGATGCAGTACATATATCGGGCACAAAGAGTGAAACAGAACTACGCCGGTTCAGTTAGTCTTTAACGGGACTGACTATTTCTGGCTGGCCGACACCCGGCGACTGTGACAGGTCGAACCGGTTTGGAAAAAATATGCCAACAGTGAACCTGATTTGCATATGCCACATTTCGTTTATTTCGGAGGATATTTTCTATTCAAACACAACATATctgtatatttttggattcatgaATTCATAAAGAATACTGGCAATGAAACTTCTTCTGTGTCTGAAATGTCAGTTGCAGTCAGATTGTTAATCATTTAACATGTTAACTTATCAATGTTTAAACTTCGATTAGCAGAAAGACAGTCGCATTCTCCTGACAGGATCAAAGATTGTCTTGACAAAAATATGCTATTGGCAGTGCCGCCTCAGTTTTCTTCGCGGACGGATAGGACGTCATAAAAGATTTTTATCGGGAACAAAAATTGTGCATACATTTTCTTGAAGAATTCATTAATAAAACATCCGCCCAGTAGTTTTCTTGGAGTCACTGCACACACGCTTACACCCTCGGCTCCCTCTCAATCATCAGCCCTATAAGCTAGACTgtcaaaatacaaacatgattttaacgcTGTTGCATCAGAAACAGAACATACTTAACAATGCCATAAATATGCCGGTGACGCATCCAGTCGACAaggtgtttatatatatatatacatgtatagtaACTGTAAGGCCGAACAGATTCCAAGAGAATATAAAATATTAAATATATCAGTGGCGTAATCGTTTGTGTAAAGGTAAGCAGTTACGCGTGTGACATATTGGTTGTGCTTATATATCATTAAAGTGGTTTAATGTTGAAAACGTTCCGTGTGTAACTGTTGATGCTTCTCCCACATAAATAATTTTGTGCTTTATTGACGAAAAGTTGTGAACATGTGTTGGCGACATTCCAATAACCTTACAGGTGTCTGTCATAGTTTTTGATTTTTAAGTTTCTCTTCTGggctaaaaagaaaaaaagaaaaaaaaggaaagactaGTTCTACTGTGCTGGGTAGCGctgtatactgtatggcagctcgctttccccagtgagaaagcaccCCAactttccatgagggtaacctcacaggacaaTATAAAATCGTATCCTTATCACTGACATAACCTCACAAGTCTTCGTGTCAAGACCAGAATGGGCGGTTCTgatgaggttatgccccctctttctttcggctggtaactggcgccacctcgcggcacgaccacacgagaaaggaaaaaaactttcattggtcccaaatagcatatcggtttggtaacagttcgtgtgtaagtcgtgcattttatacagtaaacagacaatggtcggttctggtgaggttataccccttctttctttcggctggtaactggcgccacctcgcggcaagatcacaggagttgtctcgcgttatcaccccagaagcgctcagtCCTTCGAAGTACTCCATGATTGTCTTCTTGCCAAGAAGAGTCAAGACCACAGTTACTTTCAATTACTCCATGTCCACTGAATTAATCCCAAATCACTTTGAATCCCATGACACATAATTGGaacattgtttgtctttttctttatttcagacattttttttgtaaGTTACATCCACTTGTTGTCCCACAATCACTTGGACTAACCTAAGTGCGCTGATCAATAGCAGAAAGATTAACCCACACAAAATAATAATCCAGAAACATGCGCTGTAGCAAATCAGTtgcagtaaaacaaaaaccttaTTTGGAATCTTTCGCTTGGATTTTCGCCACTGCTGTCTTCAACGTCTTAATTAATCCAAGGCTAACTGCTGTATGGTTGGTGGGATCTACAAATAAAAAATGACGGTTGCTAACCATTTTTAGTAATCCCGGACCCATCATCCTTTACCAGTTCAACCCACACTCTGTTGTCTCTGCTGACAATCCCATTTTGAGTTGTCTCAGAAGATATACGATAAACTCATGCTAAAGGTTTGACAAACAGCCGTATTTTGTGCTGTAAAAGACTAAAACAAGCATTGGTGAAACAGAGACATGCGAAACCAGCAAGTCATTAGGAAAACAGTTAGTCCTCTAGTGtcattattttttaaaaaatttttctGTATTCAAAAACATTTCAAATTCTACCACATTATAATTCTTTGGACATTTTCTGAACTTAATCTGACAATTGCAGGTTTATTTTTAATCTGATCATTATCCTGAATGCGTTTGAACAAAGCTGTATTTGCAAATGGACTCGCAAAATTAACTAAAACTTAATCTCTGGTTGTTATTATTGTGATATAAATGGTGAATTCcacaaaataaattaaatattGTTTTAAACTACTCTTTGTGTCCGTGTGTGAATGTATGCGTGTTacttaaagtgtgtgtgtgagtgtatatgtTTGTAAGTCTGCagtttcaatgtgtgtgtgtgtgtgtgtgtgtgaatgtattactgtttaaagtgtgtgtgtgtttgtatgtttgcaagtgtgcagtgtgtgtgtaagtgttattgaaagtgtgtgtgtttgtgcgtgtgtgtaagtgttattgaaagtgtgtgtgtttgtgcgtgtgtgtaggtgtgtgagtgtatgtatgagtgtgtttgAGATGAATGACACCATTGTTTCAGGCTTTACCTCGCACGCAAAGCAAAACCAAAACACATCATTGAAACattttttttcgttttctttaTTTCAGACATTCGTTTGCAAGTTATACCCACTTTTCGCCCTTTGTTAGTGAAATCTGCTGCCTCTCACATAATTATAAAAAACTTGTCGTCATGAACACCATATTGCAATGATGCACGCTAAATATAAAAGCATATCAATCAACGTCAGTATGATAAACACTATAACCCAGTTATTACAAGGATTGTTCAGAATAGTAGCATGGAGGGTCCAAAAGGTCTGTGAATTTCCTGTGCATGCACTTGCTTCAGAGTTGTATTTATTTTCTGGCAGACCATTGCCGCCAGAACAcccataaaacaaaatgtttcggCATTCAGCACAACCACACGCACCCCTGGTTTAGTtagacagtacagtggaaccccttattaagaccccccaagttaaacaggggtgggactctcttgtgaggaaaaacaaggaaatcccttttttctcGGGAGGGTTCGGGGACATGCTCCCCCGAAATTTTTTGAAacggtacattaaaatctgtgcaatctggtgcattctgagactaaaattcaactcgtttggatcaggtaaaaaaagACGTTCTtctcactccctccccccccccctccccccaaaccaaaccaaacaaaaaaaactttcacacaacaatggtaacattgtaatggtgcatactaACGTAATCAttagttttcagtcagcacaatttaactctcaagcctccagtgttctgtcccatcttcacttctctccatatcattcagtcaacaagttatagatactgtgatgaaatggaacgcggaaaaatagattaccccagcggaattcgtaagttgtgtccgcggattcgcggaaaagtccccCCTGTTAAAactcccttccttttaagactctGTTTTTGTCCGACATTCTGTTCATTATCAAAGTAAATGTAACCACATTTTCTTTATACTCCCTCCTCTTTaagacctttctttctttatttggcatttaatgtcgttttcaaccacgaaggttatatcatgacgggggaaggggggagataggatagagccacttgtcaattgtttcttgttcacaaaagcactaataaaaaaattgctccaggggcttgcaacgtagtacaatatatgaccttactgggagaatgcaagtttccagtacaaaggtcttaacatttcttacatactgcttgactaaaatctttacaaacattgactatattctatacaagaaacacttaacaagggtaaaaggagaaacagaatccgttagtcgcctcttacgacatgctggggagcattgggtaaattctttctcgtcccaaccaatatgggactccccctaacccgcggggggcttcAGGACGTTTGACATCCTGAAAAACACATACTAACTCACTAACTGGTATGCAATTTTGTTTTGGAACTCATACCAGGAAAttaggttaaaaaacaaaacatcatttTCAAAGGTCCACACACAATACCTCTCAGAAGGAATGCGACTGAGAGATTTGTAAACCTTGAGATTTCTCGATCATTTTCAACATGCTAATTTGCAAACATCAAGCATTATCTTGTTTATCTTGAGACTCTGACTCCTCAAGTACATTATAGATAAGTCCAGATGCTCCTGTAAATAATCCATTAAATCAGTATTAAACTAATGATGCAATTACACACTGAAAGTTCACAACACTGAAATTGTGAAAGTAAAactacacacaccaacaacaattcAGCATATAAACTATAAGAACAGTGCATGTTTTCATTGCATGATTgtgagaaaattaaaaaaagatttggtgGGGTGGGTGCGCGGTGGATTTGggggtgtgggaggggggggtgtgggaGGGATAATTCAACATCAGCACAACTTTATTTTAGTTACAATGAAACCCTCATTTTAAGGCGCcccaaagtctgagaaaatcaagtcttgaAAACAAAGGGAGATAAATTTACAGACAGGGGAATGGAAAAACGCAAGGCCTTAAAACACTGCAAGGTGACAAAAATTGAACATGTGCATCAATTCATATGGTGAAAAACAGGTTACTTATGATGAATAATAACATTAATTACTATTTCAAAGAGCACATCACACGCATTTGCAGCCTTATTGATCATTCTACCTAAAACATCATATCTGCGGTGAAAAACAGGTTATTTACGATGAGTAATAAAACTTGCTGATGCAACATAAATGACTGTTTCAaagagaacaacacacacacacttgtagcCCTATTGACCATTCTACCTACCTCACAAAAAGTACACAGGATAGGACACTTTCACATCAACtaaaaaagtaaaacaatacTGAGATTTCCTATGTCTTTGGTGAAAACAATTGTGGAAAATTTACAATGAAAGCACCAGAAATTAGGCATGAGTCTAATGACGTAAAAATGATGACCCTCTACTTTACAAAGCAAGGTAGAAATATCATTCGATGGTGTAAAAAGGATGCCCGCCAATTCTCAAAGCAAtgtaaacattatgatcaaatgGTGTTAAAAGGATGATCGTCCACTTCACAAAGCCAGGTAGAGAACCAATGGGCAGTGGTCACTACCCATGACGGCAGGCCGAACAACACTATCACAGAGATTCTTCTTAAATCGCTCCGACATCACAAAGTAGTCCAGGCGCCTGCACACatagaaataaaagaaacatgCATTCATAGAATGGACTAATGAACCGTGATGAATTGAAAGAAATTATACTCATCACCAAACTTCACTGCACTGCAATCAAGTAAATATTAAGTATTTCCTTGCAGTGGAGTGACGTTTTGTGATGAGTTTTGATATTCCTTGCAGTGGAGTGACGTTTTGTGATGAGTTTTGATATTCCTTGCAGTGGAGTGACGTTTTGTGATGAGTTTTTATATTCCTTGCAGTGGAGT
The sequence above is a segment of the Littorina saxatilis isolate snail1 linkage group LG3, US_GU_Lsax_2.0, whole genome shotgun sequence genome. Coding sequences within it:
- the LOC138962749 gene encoding uncharacterized protein — protein: MARTMAHVILPFLVAIATAAPLAEEIGTGEQVVNVNGDSNVVDRAKRAKEEIVFGNQQNGARLGAVKKSVPLFLSEQDQQQPLFPQPENQDMAGYMFAEKQQPVLPQEAVVETEPEGQQVVPAAVEGGMVHPQELGEGAQQQQEPAMEESKLVPVIPVVEGGAEPVPEVAVENPAAVEEEEASGANANDNSVPAAQFPVLEPEILTPLALGANLPLNSQNADAEEAMQGQEDAQSDDVESFLKELHENNAAAESSGNEESRQEDEAAKEEGSAEAELMQVANQNANNKEGEVLDADSGDYTQNLLKYILLHGDDYGRAHGPVNYGYQYPRSYFLQRRRRSLARRRLHRRNGSGKQLARSKRTKRDLFDDDLYYPTRQEMPQEDPQEEERQADMEELIAYLMALYPSLYENQQPPRQDSTYPGYFWYGNGNSNGGYPAAEEGYPEYTPEWEEPEYLEVPAGWEPNQVEAPAWEPAFYPEEVEEPDYYPTPGKRQMLSMVPGNRRKRYFYPFAREPYTHWGAFVPSQEKRDYDDAYWRLKKLAMVLADSRQPSSYLDALDDYRKK